Proteins encoded together in one Miscanthus floridulus cultivar M001 chromosome 16, ASM1932011v1, whole genome shotgun sequence window:
- the LOC136510442 gene encoding uncharacterized mitochondrial protein AtMg00810-like, whose product MAARFRMSALGALSYYLGIEVRQGNEVLTLDQSAYASKLLERSGMAECKPCVTPMEERLKLMKVNTTVKVDATIYRSIVSGLCYLVHTRLDIAFAVGYISRFMENPREDHWTAVKRLLRYVKGAVDQVIVFPQDRWKWAAAHCV is encoded by the coding sequence atggcggctcgttttcgaatgagtgctctcggcgcgctctcctactacctcggcatcgaggtgagacaggggaatgAGGTGCTTACTCTCGatcagagcgcgtacgcctcaaagctattggagcggagcggcatggctgagtgcaagccgtgcgtgactccgatggaggagcgactgAAGCTGATGAAGGTGAATACCAcggtgaaggtagatgcaacaatctaccggagcatcgtcagcggtctgtgctacctagtccacaccagGCTAgatattgcgttcgccgtgggctacatcagccgcttcatggagaatcctcgagaggatcactggaccgcggtgaagcggctgctacgctacgtcaagggggCGGTGGATCAGGTGATTGTCTTTCCCCAGGACCGGTGGAagtgggctgcagctcactgtgtttag